The following coding sequences are from one Nonlabens arenilitoris window:
- the rlmB gene encoding 23S rRNA (guanosine(2251)-2'-O)-methyltransferase RlmB — MEKTTYIYGLRAIIEAIESGQNLGKIYLLREAEGVLMGQLKTLVNKHKITNSFVPAEKLDKISNHGNHQGAVASISPIDFASLEEILEKRNVESKEIYLLLDGVTDVRNFGAIIRTAECTGVSAIIIGESGSAPINPATIKTSAGAVFNIPICKVSHIKDAVFLMKAYGITTIGATEKSAKVVYDVDLNQSIALIMGSEDRGINPSTLKVIDEPIKLPMKGDIASLNVSVACGAILYEIVRQQG; from the coding sequence ATGGAAAAGACTACATACATTTATGGCTTGCGTGCGATTATAGAAGCTATAGAAAGCGGACAAAACTTAGGTAAGATCTATTTACTTAGAGAGGCTGAAGGTGTTCTAATGGGACAACTAAAAACGTTAGTAAATAAACATAAAATAACCAACTCTTTTGTACCGGCAGAGAAATTAGATAAGATATCAAATCATGGAAATCACCAAGGTGCTGTAGCCTCCATATCTCCTATAGATTTTGCTTCACTTGAAGAGATTCTAGAAAAACGCAATGTTGAATCTAAAGAAATCTACCTTCTATTAGATGGCGTTACAGATGTAAGAAATTTTGGTGCTATCATAAGAACAGCAGAGTGTACTGGCGTTAGCGCTATAATTATTGGAGAAAGTGGATCGGCACCAATTAATCCAGCTACGATTAAAACTAGTGCAGGGGCTGTATTTAATATACCCATCTGTAAAGTCTCACATATAAAAGATGCCGTTTTCCTAATGAAAGCTTACGGTATTACCACCATAGGCGCCACTGAAAAGTCAGCCAAAGTAGTATATGATGTTGACCTTAATCAATCCATAGCACTTATCATGGGAAGTGAAGATCGTGGTATTAACCCTTCAACTCTGAAGGTGATTGACGAGCCTATTAAACTACCTATGAAAGGAGATATCGCCTCTCTTAATGTATCAGTAGCATGTGGAGCAATCTTATATGAAATTGTAAGGCAGCAAGGATAG
- a CDS encoding rhomboid family intramembrane serine protease, translated as MKDSQYFKFDIYTVLPALVFIILIWLVYTIEVKYHFNFTNLGIRPGKWSGLKGVIFSPFIHADLGHLWSNTLPSLVLVTALSYFYRSISFKVLCLGLIFSGLMTWIIGRPSYHIGASGLIYLLASFLFFKGVFTKHYRMLALSFVVTFFYGSMVWYVLPLKTGISWEGHLSGGVVGIILAIVTKNKLPEKMKYQWENPDFNIDDDPFMRQFDENGNFIELDEEE; from the coding sequence ATGAAAGATTCTCAATATTTTAAATTTGATATCTATACCGTTTTACCAGCACTAGTGTTTATAATTTTGATCTGGTTGGTTTATACTATCGAGGTTAAATATCATTTTAACTTCACAAATTTAGGTATTAGACCTGGTAAATGGAGTGGATTAAAAGGAGTGATTTTTAGCCCATTCATACATGCAGATCTGGGACACCTATGGAGCAATACGTTACCATCTTTAGTTTTAGTTACTGCACTCAGTTACTTTTATAGAAGTATTAGTTTTAAAGTTTTATGCTTAGGTTTAATCTTTAGTGGTTTAATGACTTGGATTATCGGTAGACCATCATATCATATAGGAGCAAGTGGTTTAATATACTTGCTAGCTAGCTTCTTATTTTTTAAAGGCGTATTTACTAAGCACTATAGAATGCTTGCATTAAGTTTTGTAGTTACTTTTTTTTATGGTAGTATGGTATGGTATGTATTGCCGTTAAAAACGGGTATTTCTTGGGAAGGCCATTTGAGTGGTGGAGTAGTAGGAATAATTCTAGCTATTGTGACTAAAAATAAATTGCCCGAAAAAATGAAATACCAATGGGAGAATCCTGACTTTAATATAGATGATGATCCATTCATGCGGCAATTTGACGAGAATGGCAACTTCATTGAATTGGATGAAGAAGAATAG